In Alkalihalobacillus sp. FSL W8-0930, a single window of DNA contains:
- a CDS encoding DegV family protein: protein MIKIVTDSTCDLPADLIKKLDIQVVPLTIQANGQTFLDGIDLDPTEFIDLLEVSTEIPKSSQPSVGTFLTVYDQLEDKYPGVQILSIHMTEKLSGTVHSAELAASDSKADVTVLDSSFISGALAFQVEQAAEMASNGIQMGPILTKLQDIRDQSHLFIMVDTLEYLQKGGRIGKGKALIGSLLKVKPLAAIVDGEYTPIKNMRTYKQVIDYLTNQFSEAALGKVVKKVTITHIEAEDLSTRLVNALKAIAPNVPYFVTTTSPIISTHTGPGAIALMYYTE, encoded by the coding sequence ATGATAAAAATTGTAACAGATTCAACTTGTGACCTGCCTGCTGATCTTATTAAGAAGCTAGATATACAGGTTGTGCCTTTAACGATCCAAGCAAACGGTCAAACATTTCTGGATGGTATCGATCTTGATCCGACAGAATTTATTGATTTGTTAGAGGTTTCTACTGAGATTCCAAAAAGCTCTCAACCATCCGTTGGAACATTTCTTACCGTATATGATCAATTAGAAGATAAATACCCTGGAGTTCAAATTCTGTCTATTCATATGACTGAAAAGTTGAGCGGCACCGTTCATTCGGCCGAACTTGCTGCATCTGATTCAAAAGCTGATGTAACAGTTCTCGATTCATCGTTTATATCTGGCGCACTTGCGTTTCAAGTGGAACAAGCTGCGGAGATGGCATCTAACGGAATACAAATGGGGCCAATCCTGACTAAGCTTCAAGACATTCGCGACCAATCTCACTTATTTATTATGGTCGATACATTAGAGTATTTACAAAAGGGTGGACGTATTGGGAAAGGAAAAGCTTTAATTGGATCTCTATTAAAGGTGAAACCTTTAGCTGCCATTGTAGATGGAGAATATACACCAATTAAAAACATGCGAACCTACAAACAAGTTATCGACTATCTTACCAATCAATTTTCTGAAGCAGCACTTGGTAAAGTCGTAAAGAAAGTGACTATTACTCATATAGAAGCAGAGGATCTTTCAACGCGACTAGTGAACGCTTTGAAAGCGATTGCTCCGAATGTTCCTTATTTTGTTACAACAACTTCACCGATTATTAGCACTCATACGGGGCCGGGAGCCATTGCGTTAATGTATTACACGGAATAA
- the recQ gene encoding DNA helicase RecQ, producing MSRTNLEEDARRLLQQTFGYESFRSGQQRVISHVLNGQDTLAIMPTGGGKSICYQIPAMLLQGLTIVISPLISLMKDQVDALNELGIASTYLNSTLSAQEEFARTERIKDGQYKLVYVAPERLENFAFQRLLSSIDISLVAIDEAHCMSQWGHDFRPSYMKIPQWIEQLQPRPNVLALTATATKDVQNDLKAHLAISEDHAVVTGFARTNLSFQVMKGVDKRAFVTRFVNQRKGEPGIIYVSTRKEAEQIASHLEKKSFTCGIYHGGMSDVERATSQEDFLYDRVEMMVATNAFGMGINKSNVRYVIHYNLPKNIEAYYQEAGRAGRDGEKGDCILLFGGQDIRTQQFFIEQSDADATYKQNEFYKLQKMISYCHTESCLQQTILRYFGDDSDEPCGRCSNCLQQGEKQECTKEAQMVFSCIKRTRERFGTMMIAQILTGSTNQKIKQFGLDKLPTYGLMKQQTAKSVQSFIDYLVAEEYLQRTNSEYPTIELTERAVNVLLGNEQVMRRIEPETKEPEELDEVFAVLRELRKELASASGIPPYLVFSDKTLKEMSKYIPQTEEEFGSISGVGEQKKTKYAEAFIQALAPFKDKKPEMDITLRPAKTSSNGSGKKGNHLETATQFLNGLTIQELVNERELSERTILNHLIRAESEGMELNLASLVPEDKREQILQTAERVGAEFLRPIKDELPENYTFEEIRLVIGK from the coding sequence TTGTCACGTACGAATCTAGAAGAGGATGCCCGTCGTCTACTTCAGCAAACGTTTGGATATGAATCCTTTCGATCTGGACAACAACGAGTGATTTCTCATGTATTAAATGGACAGGATACACTAGCGATCATGCCTACAGGTGGAGGAAAGTCAATCTGTTATCAAATCCCCGCAATGTTACTTCAAGGGTTAACGATTGTGATCTCGCCCTTAATCTCATTAATGAAAGACCAAGTGGATGCTTTAAATGAACTCGGTATTGCTTCAACCTATTTAAATAGTACCTTGTCTGCCCAAGAAGAATTTGCTCGTACAGAACGAATAAAAGACGGTCAATATAAACTTGTTTACGTTGCTCCTGAACGATTAGAGAATTTCGCGTTTCAGAGGCTGTTATCTTCTATCGACATCTCTTTAGTAGCGATTGATGAGGCACACTGTATGTCACAGTGGGGCCATGACTTTAGACCAAGCTATATGAAAATTCCGCAGTGGATTGAACAGCTACAGCCTCGCCCAAATGTGCTGGCTCTAACGGCTACCGCAACAAAGGATGTACAAAATGACTTAAAAGCACATTTAGCGATTTCAGAGGATCATGCGGTTGTGACAGGCTTTGCGCGGACGAATTTATCTTTTCAGGTGATGAAAGGGGTCGACAAACGCGCATTTGTGACCCGTTTTGTGAACCAGCGTAAGGGTGAGCCTGGAATTATCTATGTGTCAACACGTAAAGAAGCGGAGCAGATCGCTAGTCACCTTGAAAAGAAGTCCTTTACATGTGGAATCTATCATGGAGGTATGAGCGATGTTGAAAGGGCCACGAGTCAAGAGGATTTTCTGTATGACAGGGTGGAGATGATGGTTGCAACAAATGCATTTGGTATGGGAATTAACAAGTCGAATGTACGATATGTCATTCACTATAATCTACCAAAAAACATTGAAGCATATTACCAGGAAGCAGGTCGAGCGGGTCGAGACGGAGAAAAAGGAGATTGTATCTTATTATTTGGTGGACAGGATATCAGAACCCAACAATTTTTCATCGAACAATCGGATGCAGACGCAACATATAAACAAAATGAATTTTATAAGCTCCAAAAGATGATTTCGTATTGTCATACAGAAAGCTGTCTTCAACAGACAATCCTACGATACTTTGGGGATGATTCGGACGAGCCATGTGGACGCTGCAGTAATTGTTTACAGCAAGGTGAAAAACAAGAATGTACGAAGGAAGCTCAAATGGTGTTTTCATGTATAAAGCGAACACGAGAGCGCTTTGGAACGATGATGATTGCACAAATTTTAACAGGTTCTACTAATCAGAAAATCAAACAATTTGGTTTAGACAAACTTCCAACCTATGGCCTAATGAAACAACAAACAGCTAAGTCTGTTCAATCGTTTATTGATTATCTTGTAGCTGAAGAGTATTTGCAACGGACAAATTCTGAGTATCCGACAATTGAACTGACAGAGCGTGCAGTAAACGTATTACTCGGCAACGAGCAAGTCATGAGGCGAATCGAACCCGAAACTAAAGAGCCTGAAGAGTTAGATGAAGTGTTTGCTGTACTTCGAGAATTACGGAAAGAGCTTGCCTCGGCAAGTGGCATACCGCCATATTTGGTATTTTCAGATAAGACGTTAAAAGAAATGAGTAAGTACATCCCGCAAACAGAAGAGGAATTTGGTTCCATTAGCGGAGTGGGTGAGCAGAAGAAAACAAAGTATGCAGAAGCGTTTATCCAGGCACTGGCTCCGTTTAAAGATAAAAAGCCAGAGATGGATATCACATTACGTCCTGCTAAGACATCATCAAATGGATCTGGGAAGAAAGGGAATCATTTAGAGACGGCAACCCAATTTTTAAACGGCTTAACCATTCAAGAGCTTGTAAATGAACGTGAATTATCAGAAAGAACCATTCTTAATCATTTAATACGTGCGGAATCTGAAGGGATGGAACTTAACTTAGCTAGCCTTGTTCCAGAAGATAAAAGAGAGCAAATCCTGCAAACAGCCGAGCGAGTGGGTGCAGAGTTCTTAAGACCGATTAAGGATGAGCTACCGGAAAACTATACATTTGAAGAAATCCGTCTAGTTATCGGTAAATAA
- a CDS encoding PQQ-dependent sugar dehydrogenase → MKKTLMMGLAASVLTACGVEPADEESSETNGQNQGDANNSTDTNESELDENIVADSLNSPWAMQVHEESWFITDRDGNLLMVQDGEVSDQTLNVSEEIVQQGESGLLGFVLHPDFESNQQAFLYHSYQDSEGIKNRVIQVVRNEDVWEEEAELLGNIPGAPTHNGGRLAIFEDELYVTTGDAEDPPLSQDVDSLAGKILKMTFDGSIPDAMPMEDSYVWSYGHRNPQGLAWSEDGTMYSSEHGQTALDEINQIEPGNNYGWPDYEGDDTSDDIEAPFIHSGDDTWAPSGLVAMEDQLYMAGLRGEAVYEVNIDEGEISPFIEGYGRIRDVLVQDNQLYFLTNNTDGRGNPDDTDDKLIEVELN, encoded by the coding sequence ATGAAAAAGACATTGATGATGGGGCTAGCAGCAAGTGTTTTAACTGCTTGTGGAGTGGAACCGGCTGATGAGGAGTCGAGTGAGACAAATGGGCAAAACCAAGGAGACGCTAACAACAGCACGGACACAAACGAATCTGAATTGGACGAGAATATAGTTGCTGACTCATTGAATTCGCCGTGGGCTATGCAAGTGCATGAGGAAAGCTGGTTTATTACCGACCGTGATGGAAACCTTTTAATGGTACAGGATGGAGAAGTGTCAGATCAAACATTAAATGTATCAGAGGAGATCGTGCAGCAAGGTGAATCGGGACTGCTCGGATTTGTTTTACATCCTGACTTTGAATCCAATCAACAAGCGTTCTTATATCATTCGTATCAGGATAGTGAAGGGATTAAAAATCGAGTGATTCAAGTGGTAAGAAACGAAGATGTATGGGAAGAAGAAGCAGAGCTACTAGGGAACATTCCAGGGGCGCCTACTCATAACGGAGGTAGATTAGCTATTTTTGAAGATGAATTGTATGTGACAACTGGCGATGCAGAGGATCCCCCATTATCTCAGGATGTTGATTCATTAGCTGGGAAGATCCTAAAAATGACGTTTGATGGTTCGATTCCAGATGCTATGCCAATGGAAGATTCATATGTATGGTCCTATGGCCATCGTAATCCACAAGGACTTGCTTGGTCAGAGGATGGAACGATGTATAGCTCTGAGCACGGGCAAACAGCATTAGATGAAATAAACCAAATTGAACCCGGAAATAATTATGGCTGGCCAGATTATGAAGGCGACGATACATCAGATGATATCGAGGCACCATTCATTCATTCTGGTGACGACACCTGGGCTCCGTCTGGTCTTGTTGCCATGGAAGATCAGCTTTACATGGCAGGTTTGCGTGGGGAGGCTGTGTATGAGGTGAACATTGATGAAGGTGAGATTAGTCCTTTCATTGAAGGATATGGTCGCATTCGAGATGTTCTTGTGCAAGATAATCAATTATACTTTTTAACAAATAACACAGATGGCCGTGGCAATCCTGACGACACAGATGATAAACTAATAGAAGTCGAATTAAACTAA
- a CDS encoding ATP-binding cassette domain-containing protein: MITVHNVGLQYGDRKLFDEVNIKFSPGNCYGLIGANGAGKSTFIKILSGEIEPQSGDVSLKPGQRLAVLKQNHFEYEEEEVLNTVMMGHPRLYQVMQEKNAIYMKEDFTDEDGMKAAELEGEFAELNGWEAESEAAVLLKGLGIDESLHYKKLADLTGSERVKTLLAQALFGQPDVLLLDEPTNHLDLKAIQWLEDFLINFENTVIVVSHDRHFLNNVCTHIADLDFGKIQVYVGNYDFWYESSQLAQRMAQDNNKKKEEKIKELQGFIARFSANASKSKQATSRKKLLDKIELDDIKPSSRKYPYVHFAPEREVGNDLLRVENLSKTIDGVKVLNNVSFTMNKDDKIALVGTHETAKTTLFKILTGEMEPDSGSYKWGITTSQSYFPKDNSSFFEGNETSILEWLRQYSPEDDSDTFLRGFLGRMLFSGEEVHKKANVLSGGEKVRCMLSKMMLSGANVLLLDEPTNHLDLESITAVNNGLINYKGSMIFASHDQQFIHTIANRIIELTDEGLIDKELSYEEFLKERA; this comes from the coding sequence ATGATTACTGTTCATAATGTAGGTTTGCAGTACGGAGACCGCAAATTATTTGATGAAGTGAATATTAAATTTAGCCCAGGGAATTGTTACGGATTGATTGGGGCTAATGGAGCTGGAAAATCAACGTTTATTAAAATTCTATCTGGAGAAATTGAACCTCAATCAGGTGATGTGAGCTTAAAGCCAGGACAACGTTTAGCTGTTTTAAAGCAAAACCACTTTGAATATGAGGAAGAAGAAGTACTTAACACTGTTATGATGGGTCACCCACGTTTGTATCAAGTGATGCAAGAGAAAAACGCCATCTATATGAAGGAAGATTTCACGGATGAAGATGGCATGAAAGCAGCTGAGCTGGAAGGCGAATTCGCTGAACTTAACGGGTGGGAAGCAGAATCAGAAGCTGCTGTTCTCCTAAAAGGACTAGGCATTGATGAGTCGCTTCACTACAAAAAACTAGCTGACCTAACAGGTTCAGAGCGTGTAAAAACATTGCTTGCTCAAGCTCTATTTGGTCAACCTGATGTTCTTCTTTTGGATGAGCCTACCAACCACTTGGACTTAAAAGCGATCCAATGGTTAGAGGACTTCTTAATTAATTTTGAAAACACCGTTATTGTTGTGTCGCATGACAGACATTTCTTAAACAACGTATGTACTCACATTGCTGACCTTGATTTCGGTAAAATCCAAGTGTATGTTGGGAACTACGATTTCTGGTATGAGTCAAGCCAGCTTGCCCAAAGAATGGCACAAGATAATAACAAGAAAAAAGAAGAAAAGATTAAAGAATTACAAGGCTTTATTGCTCGCTTTAGTGCTAATGCCTCGAAATCAAAGCAAGCAACTTCACGTAAAAAATTGCTAGACAAGATTGAGTTAGATGATATTAAACCTTCTTCTCGTAAATATCCATACGTTCACTTCGCTCCAGAGCGTGAGGTTGGAAACGATTTGTTACGTGTTGAAAACCTTAGTAAAACAATTGATGGCGTAAAAGTCTTAAACAATGTTAGTTTCACTATGAACAAGGATGATAAGATTGCGTTAGTTGGTACGCATGAAACAGCTAAAACAACACTTTTCAAAATCCTTACTGGTGAGATGGAACCAGACTCCGGAAGCTACAAATGGGGAATCACAACATCTCAATCGTACTTTCCTAAGGATAACTCCAGCTTCTTTGAAGGAAATGAAACATCAATCCTTGAATGGTTAAGACAGTATTCTCCTGAGGATGATAGTGATACATTCCTACGCGGTTTCTTAGGTCGTATGCTTTTCTCTGGTGAAGAAGTGCACAAAAAAGCAAACGTCCTATCTGGAGGAGAGAAAGTTCGTTGCATGCTTTCTAAAATGATGTTAAGTGGTGCAAACGTTCTTCTTTTAGATGAGCCTACCAACCACCTTGACTTAGAATCTATTACAGCAGTCAACAATGGTTTAATTAACTACAAAGGGTCGATGATCTTTGCATCACATGACCAACAGTTTATTCACACGATTGCTAACCGTATTATTGAGCTTACAGACGAGGGCTTAATTGACAAAGAGCTTTCTTATGAGGAGTTTCTTAAGGAAAGAGCTTAA
- a CDS encoding carbohydrate ABC transporter permease — protein MTNDRWYMKLIVHLLLLIGVFISIFPFYWLIVMATNTTSEILQFPPRLTFGGELWNNINDVFDNINFFQALFNTVFVSTVTSIGVLFFCSLAGFAFAKFNFPGKNMLFVALLLTMMIPAQMSFVPSFLLIAQFGWVDSYKALIIPSLASAFGIFWIRQFCQESVPNDLLDAGRLDGCGMFRLYWNVALPTLRPALTFLGIFTFINVWNDYLWPLVTINDPQKYTLQVMLSQLNGVYDTDYAMIMAGTLMATLPLIILFIIFSRQFMAGVAEGAVKE, from the coding sequence ATGACAAATGATCGCTGGTATATGAAGCTTATCGTGCATCTTTTGCTATTAATCGGAGTCTTTATCTCAATCTTTCCGTTTTATTGGCTGATTGTGATGGCAACCAATACTACAAGTGAAATTCTACAATTTCCGCCTCGTCTTACGTTTGGTGGCGAGCTCTGGAACAATATCAATGATGTTTTTGACAATATTAACTTTTTTCAAGCCTTATTTAATACCGTTTTTGTTTCTACTGTAACGTCAATAGGTGTCTTGTTCTTTTGTTCACTAGCCGGATTTGCTTTTGCAAAATTCAATTTTCCAGGTAAAAATATGTTGTTTGTAGCGCTGCTCCTTACAATGATGATTCCTGCTCAAATGAGTTTTGTTCCTTCCTTCTTGTTAATTGCTCAGTTTGGTTGGGTAGACTCGTATAAAGCCTTAATTATTCCGAGTCTTGCAAGTGCATTTGGGATCTTTTGGATCAGACAGTTTTGTCAGGAATCCGTCCCGAATGACTTACTTGATGCAGGTAGATTAGATGGGTGTGGGATGTTCCGATTGTATTGGAATGTCGCATTACCAACATTAAGACCAGCTTTAACCTTCCTTGGGATCTTTACATTTATTAATGTGTGGAATGACTATCTATGGCCACTTGTTACGATCAATGATCCGCAAAAATATACTCTACAAGTCATGCTGTCACAATTAAATGGTGTGTATGATACAGACTATGCCATGATCATGGCTGGCACACTGATGGCCACGTTACCTCTGATTATTTTGTTTATCATCTTTAGCAGACAATTTATGGCAGGAGTAGCAGAAGGGGCAGTGAAGGAGTAA
- a CDS encoding sugar ABC transporter permease → MSRPVPNSSSDRVEAMSKPSLWSEIWKHRILYLFISPFFLLFLIFGLFPILFSLYLSFHSWSGLGDMTFVGFSQFNYLLTEPVFWQSVGNTFAIWFLSSVPMLFFALVIAFLLNLPRLRMRGAYRTMFFITNVTSIVAVAIIFETIFSNQYGLLNYVLSLIGIGSLEWMNSSFLIKVVIASMVVWRFVGYNAIIYLAGLQSIPKSLYEAAVIDGANKIQIFFRITIPLLRPIILFTVIMTTIGSMQIFTEPEVLLGLSGGVGGAGMTMTLYMYNEGFINSNYGYASAVSWMMFIIIGAFSFINWKLVQRA, encoded by the coding sequence ATGAGTCGTCCAGTTCCGAATTCATCAAGTGACCGTGTAGAAGCAATGAGTAAGCCTTCCTTATGGAGTGAAATATGGAAGCATCGAATCCTGTATCTTTTTATTTCACCTTTCTTTCTCTTGTTTTTAATCTTTGGATTGTTTCCGATTTTATTTTCTCTGTATTTGTCTTTTCATAGTTGGTCGGGGTTAGGTGACATGACGTTTGTGGGATTTTCTCAATTTAACTACCTGTTAACAGAACCCGTTTTTTGGCAATCGGTAGGGAACACATTTGCAATCTGGTTCCTGTCCAGTGTACCAATGCTGTTTTTTGCCTTAGTGATCGCCTTCTTGTTAAATCTCCCTAGGCTACGAATGAGGGGGGCGTATCGAACAATGTTTTTTATTACAAACGTCACTTCGATCGTTGCTGTAGCGATCATTTTTGAAACGATTTTTAGTAATCAATATGGATTATTAAATTATGTTCTATCTCTCATAGGAATTGGCTCGCTTGAATGGATGAACTCTTCGTTTTTAATTAAAGTTGTTATTGCTTCCATGGTCGTTTGGCGATTTGTTGGGTATAATGCGATCATTTATCTAGCAGGGTTGCAAAGTATTCCTAAATCTTTATATGAAGCAGCGGTGATTGATGGAGCGAATAAAATTCAGATTTTCTTTCGTATCACGATTCCATTGCTTCGTCCAATCATTTTATTTACAGTCATTATGACTACGATTGGATCAATGCAAATCTTTACAGAGCCAGAAGTCTTACTCGGACTATCAGGTGGTGTAGGAGGAGCAGGAATGACGATGACTCTTTATATGTATAATGAAGGCTTTATAAATAGTAACTATGGTTATGCTTCAGCTGTTTCATGGATGATGTTTATTATTATAGGAGCGTTCTCATTTATCAATTGGAAGCTTGTTCAACGAGCATAA